The following DNA comes from Candidatus Woesearchaeota archaeon.
CAAAAGATAAAAGACACACTCTTCGGCGAAGACGAAGAAGATTTTAACGCAGAAGGATACACAGAAGAGACTCCTTCTCAAGATGAACAAGAGCTCTCTCAGATTACAGAAAGCGTTATTCTCAGTGCAGAGAAACCTGCGCAAGCAGAAACTACTGAAGAACAAGCGGCAAAAGCTGAAGCAAAGAAAAGCACGCTTCAAAAAGTCAGCAAAGAGGACATGGAAGCGGTTGAAGAAAACAAGCCTATCATTGAAATACTCAAAACAGTAATAGATCCAGAATTGCAAATTGATATTTGGACATTAGGATTAATTTACAATATCAAAATTAAGCCAGAACAAAAAGAAGCGGAAATACTTTTGACCTTCACATCAATAATGTGTCCGGTTGGACCGATGATTGTGCAGAGTGTAGATCTCGCAATCAAGAAGTTGCCCAACATGGAGAAAGTGCATGTTGAAGTAACATTTAATCCCCCTTGGGAACCAACAGATGAATTGCGGGAGATGTTGGGTGTATAGATTAAATTTTCCTTGATAATCTTTATTTTGTATTTATGAAAATAAACTATTTAAACGATTTCCACTCATGTAGTTGCAATGCGTCTATCGAGAAGTTCTGCTATGAGGGGGTCTATTTTTCTGTCTATTTCATGAAGTATAGAATGAGGAGTAGATGGATTTCGAATAATATTTTTTATAATTGGTCTATAAGGACGATTATGTACGATATGATTTTTTATTCGCAAAAAATCTTCAGGAGCAAGATTTGTATTTGCAGTCAATGCAAATAACGCTATCCACGTTTGGTATGGTTTCCAAGAAGAATCTCCAAGCGCCTGCTCCACCAATGGAGCTACACTCTTTGCATCTGAAGAAAAAGCAGCCCTGATTAATTCAGGATATGTTGTTCCAATCCGCTCATGTACGTATATTCCAATTTCTGGCTTCAAGACTGCATCAAACCAAGAACAGAGGCTTGCTGTTTCTTGATACCATCTTCCAGGATTCGTCTGAAGAGGGTCGTCAAATATTTTATCAAGAATGTAATCAATTCCAGAAGCAACTTTTTCAGAAAGAATTTCTCTCTCTTTGAGATGCTCCAAAAGAGTAGCTGTTTGCCGTACTTCCGAATGTTCAACATGTAAATGTCGATAAGCAAAAAGTATTCTAGAAACAGTTCTTTTGCTTCCTCCCATACGCTTGAGGTATTCGTATGTTGAATCATCAGATTTTGGAAAGCACAATCTTGCGTATGCCTCCTCTAATTCCAAAAACAAAAGATAATATGGTGCTTTCTCTGTTCGCGAGATCTCTTTTTGTCTTTGGATTATATCGCGTGCTTGACCAGTAGATTGAATTTCAATAATGTCAAGAAGAGAAGAGTTTTCTCTGCCTGAAGTATAAAAAAAAGTATCTAACTCTTCTACTGGTATTCTACCATAAGATATAGGTCTTCCACAGAACATAACTGGTAACTGTTCAGAAACAATTTCTTGAGGATTGTAGATAGAAATATCAATATCATCGTATCGCTCTCCGCGAGCGAGTGAACCGCGAAGGAAAATATTGTCTGGAAATCCTTTATACAACTCGCGCAATTGAGTAACTACTGCAGCAGTAGACAATCTATGTGGTAACATTTTTTAGAGAAATATTGAATGCTTTATAAAGATAATTTATTTATAGTAAACGACACAATTGACGCATAAAGTATAATGTCGTTTACTATTCTAGTAACGGACAACAAGTATGTCTTATTTATGTCCGTTACTATTAAACAAAGCTTTATACATTCTGATAGGAAAAGCAGTTGAAGCGAGTTTGTTTTGGCTTACATGGGAACTCGGCGAAAGCCCCGCACTTTAGTGCGGGGATGAAGCCGAAAGTTCACATGTTTAATAATCCCAACGGAAAAGCCCATGCCTTTAGGCATGGGATAACCATTGGGATTATTTTTACTTTCCTTCAAGCAATTCATCTAATCTTTTTCGTCCCGTCTGTGTTCTAAATTTCGGTGCTCTTTGTTCTCGAACATATGCAATAAATCGAGCGTAATCTTTTGGTCCAAAATTATCATTCTGTGGAGCACTC
Coding sequences within:
- a CDS encoding metal-sulfur cluster assembly factor — protein: MEKEKGFLQKIKDTLFGEDEEDFNAEGYTEETPSQDEQELSQITESVILSAEKPAQAETTEEQAAKAEAKKSTLQKVSKEDMEAVEENKPIIEILKTVIDPELQIDIWTLGLIYNIKIKPEQKEAEILLTFTSIMCPVGPMIVQSVDLAIKKLPNMEKVHVEVTFNPPWEPTDELREMLGV